One segment of Pan paniscus chromosome 20, NHGRI_mPanPan1-v2.0_pri, whole genome shotgun sequence DNA contains the following:
- the ACSBG2 gene encoding long-chain-fatty-acid--CoA ligase ACSBG2 isoform X7: MKKNNNLYSWDDFMELGRSIPDTQLEQVIESQKANQCAVLIYTSGTTGIPKGVMLSHDNITWIAGAVTKDFQLTDKHETVVSYLPLSHIAAQMMDIWVPIKIGALTYFAQADALKGTLLSTLKEVKPTVFIGVPQIWEKIHAMVKKNSAKSTGLKKKAFVWARNIGFKVNSKKMLGKYNTPVSYRMAKTLVFSKVKTSLGLDHCHSFISGTAPLNQETAEFFLSLDIPIGELYGLSESSGPHTISNQNNYRLLSCGKILTGCKNMLFQQNKDGIGEICLWGRHIFMGYLESETETTEAIDDEGWLHSGDLGQLDGLGFLYVTGRIKEILITAGGENVPPIPVETLVKKKIPIISNAMLVGDKLKFLSMLLTLKCEMNQMSGEPLDKLNFEAINFCRGLGSQASTVTEIVKQQDPLVYEAIQQGINAVNQEAMNNAQKIQKWVILEKDFSIYGGELGPMMKLKRHFVAQKYKKQIDHMYH, from the exons TTGGCAGAAGCATCCCTGACACCCAACTGGAGCAGGTCATCGAGAGCCAGAAGGCGAATCAATGCGCAGTGCTCATCTACACTtcagggaccacaggcataccCAAGGGAGTGATGCTCAGTCATGACAAC ATCACGTGGATTGCAGGAGCAGTGACAAAGGACTTTCAACTGACAGACAAGCATGAGACGGTGGTTAGCTACCTCCCACTCAGCCACATTGCAGCACAGATGATGGACATCTGGGTACCCATAAAGATTGGGGCGCTCACATACTTTGCTCAAGCAGATGCTCTCAAG GGCACTTTGTTAAGTACTCTAAAGGAGGTAAAACCTACTGTCTTCATTGGAGTGCCTCAAATTTGGGAGAAGATACATGCGATGGTGAAGAAAAATAGTGCCAAGTCCACGGGCTTGAAGAAGAAGGCATTCGTGTGGGCAAGAAACATTGGCTTCAAGGTCAACTCAAAAAAGATGTTGGG GAAATATAATACTCCCGTGAGCTACCGCATGGCTAAGACTCTCGTGTTCAGCAAAGTCAAGACATCCCTTGGCTTGGATCACTGTCACTCTTTTATCAGTGGGACTGCGCCCCTCAACCAAGAGACTGCCGAGTTCTTTCTAAGCTTGGACATACCTATAGGCGAGTTGTATGGGTTGAGTGAAAGCTCGGGACCCCACACGATATCCAACCAGAATAACTACAGGCTTCTAAG CTGTGGCAAGATCTTGACTGGGTGTAAGAATATGCTGTTCCAGCAGAACAAGGATGGCATTGGGGAGATCTGCCTCTGGGGTAGGCACATCTTCATGGGCTATCTGGAAAGTGAGACTGAAACTACAGAGGCCATCGATGATGAAGGCTGGCTACACTCTGGGGATCTGGGCCAGCTGGACGGTCTGGGTTTCCTCTATGTCACAGGCCGCATCAAAG AAATCCTTATCACTGCTGGTGGTGAAAATGTGCCCCCCATTCCTGTTGAGACCTTGGTTAAGAAGAAGATCCCCATCATCAGTAACGCCATGTTAGTAGGAGATAAACTGAAGTTTCTGAGCATGTTGCTGACGCTGAAG TGTGAGATGAATCAGATGAGCGGAGAACCTCTGGACAAGCTGAACTTCGAGGCCATCAACTTCTGTCGGGGTCTGGGCAGCCAGGCATCCACCGTGACTGAGATTGTGAAGCAGCAAGACCCCCTGGTCTACGAGGCCATCCAGCAAGGCATCAATGCCGTGAACCAGGAAGCCATGAACAATGCACAGAAGATTCAAAAGTGGGTCATCTTGGAGAAGGACTTTTCCATCTATGGTGGAGAGCTAG GTCCAATGATGAAACTTAAGAGACATTTTGTAgcccagaaatacaaaaaacaaattgatCATATGTACCACTGA